The Salicibibacter halophilus DNA window CAAGAAAATGGTCGGGCACTGCTTTTGTATCCGCTACAAAAACCTCGGTATTCCGTAATGCCGCTTCCTTTTCAAACGCTTCAAGATACGGGGACGGTGATGTAATAAATATCCCGTCATAGGGAATAGTGTACTTGTAAGCATCGACGACGTGTTCAACCGTCGGTCCCAACACTTCCATGTGATCTTCCACAACATTGACAACGACCCCGATATTCGCTTGCATCCAATCATCCTGAAAAATCCTCTGATACTCGGGGTGAACAGCCATACATTCACTCACAAATGCTTCAGCCCCGTCATCGGCAGCTTCTTTTATTGCTACCTTTTGTTCGCGAATGTTCGGCCCCTCTAATCGCCGTACGATCGGTTTCTCCTCTTCCTGATACCAATAAAACATTCGCGCCTGCGTGCCGGTCATTTTCCCGACCGTCTTAATGTCAGCTTCCATCAGTGCTCCGGCGACAAGACGCGTGACCGTTGATTTGCCGCGAGTCCCATTAATATTAATGCGGATTGGAATTTTGTTCACGTTTTTGTCATTCTGCTCTTTTTCCCGCATTCCAAACACGAGCAAAATGAGCAAGCTAATCGCAACGATAAGGGTAAACAACTTTCAACCCTTCTTTCTGGCTTTAGATAGAAAATAATGACGCACTTCGACAATAAATGAACGCCATAAAAAGTATACGTCAAATCTAGTGCAATTATCTACCTTCAAAAATATCAATTTGGTTACAATCTTTGGTCATTCTTCGTTCCATTATGTAATGGTTTTGACGCACCGTTACACTCTACCACTAGCGTACCCAATTTTGTCAATTTCAACCTTTTTTCTCCATGATTTTTCGGGGGTAGAATCGTAAAACAATACCTAGCCATATAAAAGCATAAATAGCCGCAGCTAAAACATCTGTCGGATAATGGACCCCCAGAATGGGTCTGCTTGCAATTGCGCCCACTGCCAATAGCAAAAGAAGGCTGTACAACGATTGTCTAACTTTCAGTGAAAATCTCGAAAAACAGGCGATCAGTATCCCTAAAGCCAACGCGAGCAAAACTGCCCGAAAAGCATGCCCGCTCGGAAAACTATATGAAATGAGATGAAAGAAATCTCCAAAGCCATCCATGCTTTTCACAATCCCATAAGGCCTTGGACGGCTCATCAATAGTTTCAACCCTGTATTTACGATAACACCGCCATACAAAAAAACAGCCATAAACCAAAACATGTACTTTTGGCGCAACTTTAAAAGAAAGAGAAGCACGCCAATGGACACGACAGTAAATACCGTCGTGCTTCCCGGTATGGCGGCTATTTCAGCCATCCGATAAAGAAAGGAAGCTTCGGCAGCCGCATGTGCCGCTTCCAAACGCTCCATCACGTATTCGTCCAACCATAAACCGAATGGTCTGAATGCCCAAGTCATCCCAATGGTTAAAAGCACCAATAGCAGTGCCTGCCCAATTTTTCGTTTCATACTGGCGCGCCCTCATTTTTCAAATGATGGAAATTCGGGGAGGAAAGATTGAATGAATGCAAGAGGTGTTTAGCCCACTTTAATAAACTTGGCTCCCACCAAGCAATATAGCGGAAGCCTTACCTGCAAAAATAACAAACGCTTTCTGTCGCAATGGATTTCCCCCATTTGCAGAAGAGAAAATTTTTTATACCTTTTGCAGTGCCGATTCAATAGTGTCCTCGCCCGTGGTAAGATCAAACGCTTTTCCGATCGTGCCTTCATCCTTTAACGACGCGATAATTGTATTGGCGACGTC harbors:
- the pgsB gene encoding poly-gamma-glutamate synthase PgsB, with the translated sequence MFTLIVAISLLILLVFGMREKEQNDKNVNKIPIRININGTRGKSTVTRLVAGALMEADIKTVGKMTGTQARMFYWYQEEEKPIVRRLEGPNIREQKVAIKEAADDGAEAFVSECMAVHPEYQRIFQDDWMQANIGVVVNVVEDHMEVLGPTVEHVVDAYKYTIPYDGIFITSPSPYLEAFEKEAALRNTEVFVADTKAVPDHFLAKFEYMIFPENVALALAVARALGIDENTASRGMLNAKAAPGVTTVLPIVDRHQKASFFVNGFSANEPTSTLNIWENARYLGYPTDNPIVVMNCREDRPERTKQFAEQLLPYIAIDKLVLIGEGTNPIVQAYEQGKLDVNELCNLEDEETDKIYEFIVSSMDQSTIFGIGNFHGAAEPLIHELEKNKDLSTV
- a CDS encoding phosphatase PAP2 family protein: MKRKIGQALLLVLLTIGMTWAFRPFGLWLDEYVMERLEAAHAAAEASFLYRMAEIAAIPGSTTVFTVVSIGVLLFLLKLRQKYMFWFMAVFLYGGVIVNTGLKLLMSRPRPYGIVKSMDGFGDFFHLISYSFPSGHAFRAVLLALALGILIACFSRFSLKVRQSLYSLLLLLAVGAIASRPILGVHYPTDVLAAAIYAFIWLGIVLRFYPRKIMEKKG